In the Callospermophilus lateralis isolate mCalLat2 chromosome 7, mCalLat2.hap1, whole genome shotgun sequence genome, agggtggGAAGGAGGCTGGAAGGTCAGACTGGCTTAGTAAGGGGtcaattttgtattctatttctgGTCCACAAACAAAAGTTTGTGACTTTAGGCCTGTTGGCTGATTTTCTAAGAATCATTACATGTGAAGGGAAGATGGTAGTTCCTAACCTTGACTCACAAGTTCCTGAGAAATTAAAAGTATACATGTATGAACATCTAAAACCCTCACTCAAAGAGGAACCATTAGCAGTAGCAGGTTTGAATGCATGAGGTGGTGGCTGAATAGATAGATGCATGGACTAGGATGGTCCCAGAGTGCCCGAGTCTTTTGCCAAACATGACACCATGTGGATTCATAACAAGGGTTCCAAGTTACCAGATCTCAGAGCTGACCCATGCTGCTGTCTGAAGGGTATTGCTCAGTGCCGAGGCTTCGGGACCTGTCCCCAGAAGCACCTCTTAGTGCTTTCCTAGGGGAATCAAAGCTCTTGGCAGGACCAGTGCTGTCACATCTGTGTCACGCTCATCCCCCAGCCTCCCTGGCACTCATGAACATCCTTATTTCCCGTCCTCCATTGCCTCATGCTGCAGTTGGAGAGCTCAACAGACTCTGAAAATGATGTTCCCACGCTCACACCAAGCTACTGGGCAGGATTTCAGGGGCTCTTTCTCTTCCAAAAATGGGGTAACCACACATCCAGATTGGGTCAGCAGAGTTTATGCCTGCGGCCTCCATGTAATCGTTGCCAGCGTCCCTTTACCGTCAAATGCATCCCCATTGAGACAGACCCACAACACCTGCACTTCTCCATTGAGTCACCCTGGTGTCTTTTTCATTCCAGGTGCGCAGCGTAATGTCCATGTTGTTCTACACTCTGATCACAGCGTTTTTGATCGGCATACAGGCAGAACCATACCCAGACAGCAATGTCCCAGCAGGAGACGCCATCCCGCAAGTTCACTGGACTAAACTTCAGCATTCCCTTGACACAGCCCTCCGCCGAGCCCGCAGCGCGCCTGCTGCGCCGATAGCTGCCCGGGTGGCAGGGCAGACCCGCAACATCACCGTGGACCCCAGACTGTTTAAGAAACGGCAACTGCGCTCACCCCGCGTGCTGTTCAGCACCCAGCCGCCACCCACCTCCGCGGACACTCAGGATCTGGACCTGCAGGTCGCTGGCGCTGGCTCCTCCAACAGGACTCACAGGAGCAAGCGCTCCTCCACCCACCCCGTCTTCCACATGGGGGAGTTCTCCGTGTGCGACAGCGTCAGCATGTGGGTTGGGGATAAGACCACCGCCACGGACATCAAGGGCAAGGAGGTGACGGTGCTGGGAGAGGTGAACATTAACAACAGTGTATTCAAACAGTACTTTTTTGAGACCAAGTGCCGAGACCCCAATCCCGTCGACAGCGGATGCCGGGGCATTGACTCCAAGCACTGGAACTCGTATTGTACCACGACTCACACCTTTGTCAAGGCGCTGACCACCGACGACAAGCAGGCGGCCTGGCGGTTTATCCGGATCGACACGGCCTGCGTGTGCGTGCTCAGCAGGAAGACCGCCCGAAGAGGCTGATCCGCCgcggccccccaccccacctgccCCCTCCACACTCTCCTGGGCCCCTCCCTACCTCAAcctgtaaattattttaaattataatgacTGCATGGTAATTTATAGTTTATacagttttaaaaatcattatttattaaatttttgaagCATCCTGTGTGCTGGCACTTTTGTCCTTTTTCCTCAATGAGATTGCTGCAAATTTCTGGAAGAAGCAGGGTGAATTGTCCCTGGCAAACTTGACCCCCCCTCCAAGATCCATCATAAACACCCCCCACCTCCACCACCGCAGCCGGTACTGCAGCTTAAGGCAAGGATCACTGGTTCCAGATAATGGCCTAAAACCAGGCATGATTAGGAAGGGAAGTCTGCTGGGGTACAACTTTGTTCTACATTCCAGAGCCAAATCTACCTAATCCTTGGATTACCTGCCCCGCGGCCTGGATCCATGAGCCTTGATTGCTTCACTTGGGAAAGTTAATGGAGTCTCATCAGAGACAGATCAGGGGTAGGCACAGGGCTGCCCCCGACCTCACAGAGGCTCTGgctcagtcccaggggtctcactgtACAGACAGGAGGAAGCTTCCACCAAAGACCTGTGAGGCTGCTTATGTGCAGGGGGAGATCTGCTATCTGGAAAAGTTGTAACAAAATAATCTCCCGAGACCTGTCACGGTCGATCTGATTTCACGTTAAGTTTGCCTTAGCACTGATGGCTGCGCCTCTGCTTATCCCCTGGTGGCTTCCTGCCGAAAGACTTCATTACTCCAAGAAAGCATTAGGGCCTCCGACACTCTTGCCACCCACGAGCAGCCCCAGCAGCAACTTCCAGGGGCCCCAACTTCAGCTTACAACCAGGGAAGCCAGAGACCTGTCAGGAAAGGCcttttgaaaatgttttattctttatTGGATAATTTCCACAAGTGACCAAAGGTGGCTGGGACCATGAGACCTGAAGAACAAGGGGTGGAGGGGAGAAGAAGAGACAGAGATAAATGGAGtaagaacaaatacaaaaaaaatccaaGCAAGATGCAGGGGAGAGGTGAGCCACAGCAGCAGGGCACAGTGGCCTTCTGCTCATCCTAATTGCAAAAGGGAACAGGGGGTTGTGAGAAAGGGGAGGGGCAGggcagaggaggaggagctgGAGGGAGTTGTCCTTTCATCCTTACCAGCACCCCCTGCCTCCAAGACACCCAACACCCTGGGTAGTTTTTGTgggatttgtttgtttatttgtttgtttgaataTGCTTGTGAACCATTATCTCTAGAGTATCTCAGAGAGAGATAAAGGTGACAGAGAAACTGTAGGATCTACCTTGGAGCAGGGCTTGACCCAGCCTTACAAGCCACATTTTTCCCCAGAGCATTTACATTGGCACAGAAATTTTATTCTCCTATCCATCCCCTCTCCCCACAAGAAAGAAATTTCTACTCTGGTTTTAAGAGAACAGGTCCAAACTGCCCATCTGATAAAAAAGCAAATGATCATAATCATTTCCTCTGCCCAACCTTAACCCAATCCAAATAGGGCAATTGGAAACGCAGGGAGCTTTGGCCCAAGAATCATTTGATGAGGGTAAAAGCATGATGAAATAtgccctcccccccccccgcaaagcTACTGCAATTGGAATGAAGATTTATGTTCAAGAAACACCAACTGGAACATTCTGTGCTGAGATGCTTGGTCAGATAAAGGCCTCAGTAAGGGAGCCCTCCCACTGACGGGTATCTAGGGGTTTTACTGGGTACCGGTGCTGTCCTAGGCTCCTTCCACAAGCAGATCCTGGGACCCTTTCTCTTAGGGCTGAACAGGCCTGTTGGGCCCTGGAGATTGGAGAGAGGTGGTGAGGGAGGTGTGCAGGAAGCTCCCAGGCAGGACAGTTTTGTTTATGAAGAGCTACCCCAGCAGAAACCGTGCCTGAGAGCTACTCCCATCATTGCAAGACTCCTGGGACATCTGAAAAACGTTGTTGGCCCCCCTGGCGAGCCTGGAGGAAGGCTCAGTATCTAAATCTCTGAGGGAGGACAGAGGCCGAGGCACTTGTTTCCATGTGGGTTGCTCTCCTGCCCAGCGGGTGTGGGGAGGCCTCTCAGCCCAGAAACACCACCAGCTTCCCCAAAGGCAAAACTCACTGTAGGCTGATACTCTGGGTCCCAGCGTGGGAGCCAGAGTTTTCACACAGCACGGGGGATATCAGTTTGGCTGAGCAGAATCAGAGCAGTCCAAAAACAACCCCGCGCCTGGTGGTGTCTGCAGCTTGGCCTCTGTCCCCTCGTATGGGGGGAGCTCTGGCCTTCAGACCCACCCCAGTTTCCCCCAGAGGCCTGCCATTGGGGTCACCAGGGCCTGACCACTTAAGCATGTTGAGAAAACAGCTCTAACCCTCCCATTTTGCTCTATAGAGATGTGGCAGCAGCACGTCCCCATACTTTTCCTTCATATTCCTCACTGAGACGTTTCTACCTGGGTTCCCCAAAAGCCCAGAGGGTGAGAGCAGATCTCCTTCCCCTCTAGCAACTTCCTCTTCCAAAGGAAACAGCCGCATAGTCCAGCATGTGTGCCTCAGAAGGAGGCAAAGCCCCTGGCACTGGGCCCCTCAGAGTCAAGGTCATCAGCTAACCCTGGGGGTGAGGAAGCAGCCCAGTGTGATGGTACAAACTCTGGGATGACATTGTCAAAGCTGGGTTCCAAGCCCAGCTCCCCCATTCCTATCTCCAAAACTTTGGCAGGCTACAGTTTAAGCCCAGTTCCTACAGTTATGAAATGAAAATAATCCTGCCTGTATCCCAGGGCTGTGATCACGAAGCAAGAGCTCGTATTGGAAAACAGTTAATTCCCAGGCAGGTGTCAGGCAAAGTAACTGAGTCCAAACTTAACAATGCCTTTACTGATTTAGGAGGGAAGCTACTATGTCAGCCCTCGATAGGTATTCATTCATTGGTGGACATAGACATCAGGTAGCGAAACCCTCCAGTCAGTGGACATCATGGATTATGGATGTGACATAGCCAGGCTCAGAAGGGTAAGAGCAAGAATAACAGCTCTTCAGCTTCAAATATTTCCCAAATCTGGCCTCAGGGAGGCCATCTAGATTCTAGATGTTCTAGCATAGTGACTAAGAGCATGGGCTTTGAAGtcacacaggcaaggcatccctatGTAGGCTGTGTCATCTTAAGCTAGTTGCTTAACTTCTCTGAGTTTCAATttcttcacctgtgaagtggagaTAATTATAATGCTTTTCTCAGAGGGCCAAGAGATAATTAAATGCGatcatatacataaatatagatAAATACCTAGCGCTTAAGAAACTTGTAATACGTTTTAGTTCTGAAAAGTAGAGTTGGCTGAGAAACTCTAAAAGGATATTGGAATGGGGTGGAGCAGTTTTCACAAGGCAATGAGGTTCACAAAGAG is a window encoding:
- the Ngf gene encoding beta-nerve growth factor; protein product: MFWTKSEIIRIASDKWKNLPHFGGPRVLAHGRAVQGAGWHAGPKLSSASGPNNSFSKGAAFSPGHTEVRSVMSMLFYTLITAFLIGIQAEPYPDSNVPAGDAIPQVHWTKLQHSLDTALRRARSAPAAPIAARVAGQTRNITVDPRLFKKRQLRSPRVLFSTQPPPTSADTQDLDLQVAGAGSSNRTHRSKRSSTHPVFHMGEFSVCDSVSMWVGDKTTATDIKGKEVTVLGEVNINNSVFKQYFFETKCRDPNPVDSGCRGIDSKHWNSYCTTTHTFVKALTTDDKQAAWRFIRIDTACVCVLSRKTARRG